The Rhododendron vialii isolate Sample 1 chromosome 5a, ASM3025357v1 genome contains a region encoding:
- the LOC131325206 gene encoding serine/threonine-protein kinase SRK2E isoform X2 → MDRAAVTMGPGMDMPIMHDSDRYELVRDIGSGNFGVARLMRDKQTDELVAVKYIERGEKVILTPTHLAIVMEYASGGELFERICNAGRFSEDEARFFFQQLISGVSYCHGMQVCHRDLKLENTLLDGSPAPRLKICDFGYSKSSVLHSQPKSTVGTPAYIAPEILLKKEYDGKTADVWSCGVTLYVMLVGAYPFEDPEEPKNFRKTIQRILSVQYSIPDYVHISPECCHLISRIFVADPAKRISITEIRSHEWFLKNLPADLMDDNTTNKQFEEPDQPMQSIDEIMQIIAEATIPAAGTQSLNQYLTGSLDIDDDMDEDLDTDPDLDIDSSGEIVYAM, encoded by the exons atggatcgAGCTGCGGTTACGATGGGTCCGGGCATGGACATGCCGATCATGCACGACAGCGATAGGTACGAGCTGGTTCGGGATATCGGGTCAGGGAATTTCGGTGTGGCGAGGTTGATGAGGGATAAGCAGACCGATGAGCTCGTGGCCGTGAAGTATATCGAGAGAGGTGAGAAG GTCATATTGACACCAACCCATCTGGCTATTGTAATGGAATATGCTTCTGGAGGAGAGCTCTTTGAGAGGATATGCAATGCAGGACGCTTCAGTGAGGACGAG GCACGCTTCTTCTTCCAACAACTCATATCAGGAGTCAGCTACTGCCATGGGATG caagtgTGCCACCGCGACTTGAAATTGGAGAACACATTACTGGATGGAAGCCCAGCTCCTAGGCTGAAGATCTGTGATTTTGGGTATTCCAAG TCTTCGGTGCTACATTCGCAACCAAAGTCAACTGTCGGAACCCCAGCCTATATAGCTCCAGAAATTTTACTCAAGAAAGAGTATGATGGCAAG ACTGCAGATGTGTGGTCTTGTGGGGTAACCTTGTATGTCATGCTGGTTGGTGCATACCCATTTGAGGACCCTGAGGAGCCTAAAAATTTCCGCAAGACGATACAA CGAATTTTGAGTGTTCAATACTCTATTCCGGACTATGTTCATATTTCTCCAGAGTGTTGCCATCTGATCTCAAGGATTTTTGTAGCTGACCCTGCAAAG AGGATATCCATTACTGAAATCAGAAGCCACGAGTGGTTTCTAAAGAACCTTCCGGCAGACCTGATGGATGATAACACAACGAACAAACAGTTTGAAGAGCCCGATCAACCTATGCAGAGTATTGATGAAATCATGCAGATTATTGCCGAGGCCACCATTCCTGCCGCCGGGACCCAGAGTCTCAACCAGTACCTGACCGGAAGCCTGGACATTGATGATGACATGGACGAGGACTTGGATACCGACCCCGACCTTGATATCGATAGCAGCGGAGAAATAGTCTACGCCATGTGA
- the LOC131325206 gene encoding serine/threonine-protein kinase SRK2E isoform X1, with translation MDRAAVTMGPGMDMPIMHDSDRYELVRDIGSGNFGVARLMRDKQTDELVAVKYIERGEKIDENVQREIINHRSLRHPNIVRFREVILTPTHLAIVMEYASGGELFERICNAGRFSEDEARFFFQQLISGVSYCHGMQVCHRDLKLENTLLDGSPAPRLKICDFGYSKSSVLHSQPKSTVGTPAYIAPEILLKKEYDGKTADVWSCGVTLYVMLVGAYPFEDPEEPKNFRKTIQRILSVQYSIPDYVHISPECCHLISRIFVADPAKRISITEIRSHEWFLKNLPADLMDDNTTNKQFEEPDQPMQSIDEIMQIIAEATIPAAGTQSLNQYLTGSLDIDDDMDEDLDTDPDLDIDSSGEIVYAM, from the exons atggatcgAGCTGCGGTTACGATGGGTCCGGGCATGGACATGCCGATCATGCACGACAGCGATAGGTACGAGCTGGTTCGGGATATCGGGTCAGGGAATTTCGGTGTGGCGAGGTTGATGAGGGATAAGCAGACCGATGAGCTCGTGGCCGTGAAGTATATCGAGAGAGGTGAGAAG ATAGATGAAAATGTACAAAGGGAAATTATTAACCACAGGTCGCTGAGGCATCCCAACATTGTTCGATTCAGAGAG GTCATATTGACACCAACCCATCTGGCTATTGTAATGGAATATGCTTCTGGAGGAGAGCTCTTTGAGAGGATATGCAATGCAGGACGCTTCAGTGAGGACGAG GCACGCTTCTTCTTCCAACAACTCATATCAGGAGTCAGCTACTGCCATGGGATG caagtgTGCCACCGCGACTTGAAATTGGAGAACACATTACTGGATGGAAGCCCAGCTCCTAGGCTGAAGATCTGTGATTTTGGGTATTCCAAG TCTTCGGTGCTACATTCGCAACCAAAGTCAACTGTCGGAACCCCAGCCTATATAGCTCCAGAAATTTTACTCAAGAAAGAGTATGATGGCAAG ACTGCAGATGTGTGGTCTTGTGGGGTAACCTTGTATGTCATGCTGGTTGGTGCATACCCATTTGAGGACCCTGAGGAGCCTAAAAATTTCCGCAAGACGATACAA CGAATTTTGAGTGTTCAATACTCTATTCCGGACTATGTTCATATTTCTCCAGAGTGTTGCCATCTGATCTCAAGGATTTTTGTAGCTGACCCTGCAAAG AGGATATCCATTACTGAAATCAGAAGCCACGAGTGGTTTCTAAAGAACCTTCCGGCAGACCTGATGGATGATAACACAACGAACAAACAGTTTGAAGAGCCCGATCAACCTATGCAGAGTATTGATGAAATCATGCAGATTATTGCCGAGGCCACCATTCCTGCCGCCGGGACCCAGAGTCTCAACCAGTACCTGACCGGAAGCCTGGACATTGATGATGACATGGACGAGGACTTGGATACCGACCCCGACCTTGATATCGATAGCAGCGGAGAAATAGTCTACGCCATGTGA
- the LOC131327546 gene encoding uncharacterized protein LOC131327546, with product METVLKFNPSSWIKIQSDKPGPELPPIFCRIYVRYDAQLKGLLVGCRPMIGLDGAFLKGLYGGQILSAIGVDGNNNMFPVAIAVVEVETKESWIWFLNILLEDIGSVEERGWTFISDRQKGLVETFKELMPNAEHRFCLRHLYANYRKKFRGKELKDLMGMPASATTVWAHNHHIKTLESLDKGAHKWLKDIPAEQWCRSHFSPRSKCDYLVNNLSESFNNYILEARDKPIISMLEWIRRKVMNRFQIKRMGMEKYNQAICPRIMAKLDVMKKDSKDSFAHFCGEYKFEVDCHDTTYTVDLKEKTCGCRQ from the coding sequence ATGGAAACTGTTCTAAAATTCAATCCTTCAAGTTGGATTAAGATACAGTCAGATAAGCCTGGTCCAGAACTACCCCCAATTTTCTGCAGAATTTATGTTAGATATGATGCACAATTAAAGGGCTTACTAGTTGGTTGTAGGCCTATGATTGGATTGGATGGAGCTTTTCTGAAGGGTTTATATGGGGGACAAATTCTTAGTGCAATTGGGGTGGATGGTAACAACAACATGTTTCCTGTAGCCATAGCTGTGGTAGAGGTAGAGACTAAGGAGTCTTGGATTTGGTTCTTGAACATATTGTTGGAGGATATTGGGAGTGTGGAGGAGAGGGGATGGACATTTATCTCAGATAGGCAGAAGGGCTTGGTAGAGACATTCAAAGAGCTAATGCCAAATGCAGAACATAGATTTTGCCTTAGGCATTTGTATGCAAATTACAGAAAGAAATTCAGAGGTAAGGAATTGAAAGATTTGATGGGGATGCCAGCCTCTGCAACCACAGTTTGGGCACATAACCATCACATTAAGACACTTGAGAGTTTGGATAAGGGGGCACACAAGTGGTTAAAGGACATTCCAGCTGAGCAATGGTGTAGGTCTCATTTCAGCCCCAGAAGCAAGTGTGACTATTTGGTGAATAATCTCAGTGAGTCATTCAATAACTACATTTTAGAAGCAAGGGATAAACCCATAATTTCCATGCTGGAATGGATAAGGAGGAAGGTTATGAACAGGTTTCAAATTAAAAGGATGGGAATGGAGAAATATAATCAAGCCATATGTCCAAGGATCATGGCCAAATTAGATGTAATGAAGAAGGATTCAAAGGACAGTTTTGCACACTTTTGTGGTGAGTACAAGTTTGAAGTGGACTGCCATGACACAACCTACACTGTGGATTTAAAGGAAAAGACATGTGGATGCAGACAATGA